One Aptenodytes patagonicus chromosome 7, bAptPat1.pri.cur, whole genome shotgun sequence genomic window, ATGTTGTTTTATGAGATAAAGTCTTTGCTCAGTGGGAGGATGCTGGGAAGCGGCAGGGCCCGTGCCAGTGGGTCCCTGGCCGAGAGTTGTTTTGCAACCCTGCAACTTAATTTCCATGCCTGGGCGGTGAGGTGGGGGGAATGGGGCCGCAGGAGCCAGGCTGGCTGCACAGGAAGGCACTGCAGGGCGCTGGCTGCAGCTCCCACCTCCCTGACCAGCCCTCCAACAAactgctctgccctgggcagggcaCCCAGGGGTGTTGCTTgccaggcaggggacaggggTGCGGGGCTGAGCAGCCGCTGAAGTTGGTGCTGCAAATTCCGTGGGTGACTATGCACGCGTGGGTCTCCTCCTGGGGGAGATGAGGGGTTGTCTGCAATGAGGAACATTTTGGGATGTGTCCCCCAGCAAGCGTGCTGCAGCGATGCCTTCCAAGTGCTGCAGTTGCACTTGTGTCAGGAGAGGGGTTTTGCCTTACAACTCCCGGCGTGGGCTTCGCCTCACGCAGGGTGTGCCTGCATGCCCCTCTGCGCTGGTGCGAGCGTGCCCGAgcatgcaggcaggcagccctgcccggtCCCTATGCTCACCCACCCCTCTTCCTCACACCGAGACCCCGGCACCTCCCCAGGCGTTTGCTGCTCACAGTTGTGTTTTCCAGCTGGTCCCAAAGTCCTGAGTCACTCTGCCGTTTCCATGGAAACAGCCTTGCTGGCGGGAATCAGTTTTGGGGGTAGAGGGTGCCAGTAGCTGGACTGGGACCGGGCAGGCCCCGGGGAGGGCTTGTGGGGCACAGGTGCTCCTCTGGTGCATCGCTCTGGCTTCGGGGCTTGTGCCAGGGCCGGACCAGGCACCTGCGTTGCACAGACCCTCACACCTTCTTCcactcccttttcccttcctccctgccacgGGGAAATGCAGAAGGATTTCCCTAGCAGTGGTGAGGGAGCCCAGGATGAGCCCAGCCAGACCGAGGGCACAACTTCTGGGGAGCTGTCAAGAGAAGGGGACGGCTTGGAAGGCAGCCGaaaagagcaggtttttttgACTGCCCTGTGAGAGAGCCTTGGAAACACAGCAATGACAGTATCAGTTACTGCAAGGTCTCCTGCCTAAATCTGTCATCACCCCCCAAGTTGCCCAAACATGGTCACctccagggagcagcaagggaaCCTGCAAGGAAGgcttggagcaggaggcagggcagCCGCACTCCTTGAGATGCTGTGGGAGCCCCCCATGAGAACAAGCTTTGGCAAATCCCGGGCACTGCCCTGTGTAGCACCTGGCAGCTTTTGGAGGGGAGAAGATGTGCGAGTCGCATcgatccctgcagcagccccaccGAGACCAGGCTGCCTAGTGCCTGAGCTCAGCTGCCAGCGCAGCCTCTGATGCTGTGGTCCTGCTGCGAAGCTCTAAAAGCAGGTCATTCCCATCAAACCTGGGAAGACCGTCCCCGAAGTAGGAGTCCACCGCTCAGCATCTCCTCCCGGGCCTCTGCTGTGCTGCGGCTGGCCAGCCACCCTTGCTGCTCCCCGCGCCGGTGACTCATGGATGCCATTCAGCTTAATTCATCACCTCCGATCTCCCGGTGCTCCTGGGCTGTCTTGCTGGCTTCTTGCCTGCTCATCCTCCCTGGAGCAGCGCTGGGAgtcaggggaggaggaggagaaaggcaggtgATTATGCACCCACTGCTGTTTCGTGGGTGTGCGGGGTGGTGGAGGCTGCACTGCCTGTGCCcatcctctcccttcctctgggCTCAAGGCTGTGGGaagtggggcaggggagaggaaaggCTCAGCACCTTCCTCTTCCCACAGACAATGCTCCTGTCCCCGTTCCAGGCACCAGATGGCCTCCTGCAGTGCTCGGAGCTGGTTGTTGGATGCCATGCATCCCTCGTGGACAGCCTGGTCCTGATGTGACTGCAGGCAGCCGGACGGAGATGCGGGCAAGGCAGTGGAGCACAGTCTGGCATGCTGTGACCAGAAAGGGGTTAGGGTCAGGGAAGGGGCAGTGGTGATcccagcacagcacaaaaaagaGCCCATCTGCCTTCTTGCAGGCCCCTTGCAGTGCCAGCAGCGCTGGGGGCTGGAAGGTACCAGTGATTTATCCCCACCCCAGCTCTCCATCTCGTAGCCCCAGCTGTCTGGAGGGACCTACCAGACTCAGCTCCCGCCCTTGGGCTGCATTTTCTCATCGTCTTTGGTGGAGCTgagctggagacagagcagagggagattgCGGCTGGGAACACTTTACAGCATGGAAACAGCTGTGAGGCCAGCATTTCGGATGACTCCCATGGTCACAGCATCCCACAGTCTAGGGCTGAGTAGCCATAACAGTACACGACTCACACAGGACTCTCACATAGAGCCCCACATGGGCACAACccttgctccagctgctggtCTGGACTGCTGGCCCCTGTATCGGTACCTGAAGAGGAGCAGGCCAATTTAAGAAGAAGGTTCCCCCCAGACAGGGATGGGAGAGCAAGTGGCTATCCTGCTGCGCATGTGTGTAGGAGACATCCTCCTGCAGCATGTccactgcagctgctgttcagccagcCCGCTCCGAGCCGTGCAGAGCCACACGCAGCTCCTCCTCAGCAGGTGTTTCGCACCAGCCTGGCTGTGTCCGAGAGATGAGCAAGGAGGAGAATGAGTGGAGGCGATCCTCAGCTGTGCCGGCAGCTCCCGGCTGCCATGGGCTTGCACTGCCCCAGGAGCCCCCTGAGAGCACCTAGCTGCCAGTCGCTGCTGCCTCTcgagcccagggctgggctgagtGGGAACTGTGTCCCCTGGGGGACAGGCAGTGacgggaggaggtgggagagccGGCTGGGGGCTGAGAGGGGCTCTGGCTGGCTTTAAAGGCCACAGATGAGACATCAGGGATGGAAGCCTTCTCCCAGAACCTGCCCCTCCCTGGCTGTGGCTCAGCAGACGGGTAGGGCACACGCGAAGGGTGATGAGGGACAGCCGAGGCCGAAGCTGGGCTGTAGTTTTTCACCCACTCTGCCAAGGAGGTGAATCAACAACTCCGTTTCTTTCCTTCCGCAGCTTGGTACATTGCGAAGGGGAGCAGGTCTGGGTGGGTGGAGAACCTGAAACGCTCGCAGCCAGCAGTCCCGCAGGAATTAGGACCAAGAAGGCACCCGGGCTCTGGTCGCCTTTtgcagggcagctggcagcaggcTTCTGCCACATCCTGGGACAATCCAAGTCAAATCTGCTCCAGTGTTCATCAGCAGCGCAGCAAGGAGTAGAAGTTGAAGTTGTGTGTGAAGGATGCAGTGTGGCTGGCCATCACTAGAGAGCAGGAAAGCGTTCCCACTGCAGCTTCCACCTAGGCAGCATACCCGAGCCACCTGGGCCAGGAGGTGCCAGCAAGGGACCCTCCTGTCCTGCCCTGACTTAGCAGACCTGGAAAAACACTTTATCCAAGGGATAGAATATCCCGTGTGGACACTGGGGCTAGGACTCCCCTCTGCAGGGTAGGTAACCCCAGATCAAGAGCAATAGCTAAGCGTCTGCGACTTTGGTCCCCAGCCACATGCCACATCCCTGGCACgcagcagcccaggagaaagCAACCCTCATTCAGAGCATCATTTTGGGTCTACAGCACGGCTCTTAGTGCACAGACATGGCGATGGCTGACAGGGGGTGGcctgcagcagctgtgccagAGCCCCCGTGCTGGGGTCCTGCTCTGAATCATGGGGTGCAGAAAACCCTGCTCCTGGCAAGAGGTCTCTGGAGTTGCCTGCACTGAGCAGCTGGGGCAACTggtatataataaaaataataattaaaaaagacaggAAGGAGGTTTTCAACTCACCTGCAGGTCTGAGCAGCCCTCCCAGCATCACTCGCTGGGTGCCAGGGTCTCTCCGGGGAGTGGGGCACATTGAGGAGATGGGAGCAACATGCCATGCCAGCTGCCATGGGCTCTGCAGGGAATGCACACCAGGAGCATTGCACCGTCCCAAGTCCATCAGGGATTTCAGCGTGCTCTGGGCTTGAACAGGCCTCGTGTGCTGAAATCCATCACTGGCCCATCGGCCTCATTCAGAGACCTTGGCTGAGCAGCAACAGCAGTGGCTCCAACAGTCCCACCTGCAGTGGCTGGTGTGCCGGGGGTGAGCAGGGGACCCGGAGCTCGCCACCAGCTTGGCGCCAGCTCGGTGCTCTCCCTGGGGACACGCAGGGAGTGCGAGAGGAGTGGGGAAGAGGAAGCAACGGTGGCAATGATGCTGTGGGAAGGGCTCTGCTGGGTGGGGAGCGGAGAGATTTGGGTCTGTCCCCTTGGTTTTGCCTGAGGAGGGTGGGCAGGTGGCTGGAGAGGCACGTGCGCAGGTGAACGTACCACACCGGGGCAGGGGACATGGAAGGAAGATGGGCAAGGGAAAGTGGGTGCAGTGGAGCTTCAAAGCCATTGCTAATACTGGGGTGTCTCCCCTGCACAGGGGTTTTGTCTTGTTTGGGGTTTCTGGGATGAGTCTGCTAtctcctgccccccagccctaCTGGCCTTGGGAAGCGATAGCACGTGGATGTGAAGCCTTgtgctttggagagcagcagggcagtcTGCGAATGTTATTTGGTTAGTGAGCAGGGGGGAGATGTTGAAGCACCACCACGGTTACATCGCCTCCCAGCAACACCACAGCTCCCCAGGCATGGCAGGGGTGTTCCTCACCTAGCAGACCCTGAGCACCCCATCCAAGCATCCTGCTCAGCTTCCCCTACCCTCGCGCACGTGCAGGCAGCAGAAAGGCAGGGGTTAGTACCACTAGACTAAAGTTGGCCTGTGCAACTACAGCCCTGCTCTTCTCTGCACCCATCTCTGCTGCCCAGGGTTCCTGCTACTGCACTGTTGCCAATAGAGGATGAGGGGGATGCAGTTTCTCATGCCTCCTTCTTTGTAGTATTGCTGCTGGTGCTCAGAATAGCAGGGGGGCCTGAATCCcagagctgagcaggagctggccGGCATCACGAGCTCAGTGCTGGGGGCACATGGGGCTGGCAGCTAGGACACAgctctggctccagctgcagagctcaggCTGCTTGCTGCTCGTCCCTGGAGGATGACTGACGGAGCTGGCCTGGCTGGTGGACCTTTAAGCAAAGAGGTTTGCAGCTTCAGGAGAGCCATCACTGCTCTCCCAAGCACGAGGTTGTTGGCCTGGATGGGCCATGCCTTGTCCTGCCAGCTGGCCAGGAAGGATGGAGACGAGCCTCTCCAGGTGGTGCTTGGCACCAtcccctgccctttccctgcACCAGGTGTTGAAGGCACTGACTGATGGGGTGACAAGTGGCTTGCAGGGTAGCTGGGGAGGAGGTTTTGCAGCAACTGGTTGGAGGCACATAGACAGTGTGGCCACCAGGCTCTAACACCCCCCTGCCTGGGCCACAGGACATGGGGTGAGCTGTGGGGCACAGGATTTTCATACACCCCCAGCCTGGAAGGAAGCAGTCCCTGGGGCTGAAGTCCTGGCTGGAAGTGTctctccaggcttgccagcctcTGGCTGTTCTCCTGTCTTCTGAAATGGGGCTCTGCAGTGCGTGACTGGGGTCCACGTGGTTATGGCTGATGTACATGCACTGTGGGAGGGCATTTGCTGGTACACCCAGCAGTAGGATAATTGGGTCCTCCTTGGCAGTCCTTGCTCAACCCATGACTTCTCTGTTGGTTTGCAGACACCGAGACGACCTGTGAAGAAGCTCCATGAAGGTGACCAGCCATGCAATGTTCCTGGAAGGCTGTCCTCCTACTAGCCTTGGCATCCATTGCAATCCAGTACACAGCAATCCGGACCTTCACCGCCAAGTCCTTCCACAGCTGCCCCATCCCCAACCCTGTGAACTGCAGCCTGAGCCAGGACACCGATGTGGCCGACAGGCTGTGCGACGAGAGCCCCACTTTCACGTATAACCTCTCCAGGAAGACGCACGTCCTCATCCTCGCCACCACCCGCAGTGGCTCCTCATTTGTCGGGCAGCTGTTTAACCAGCACTTCGATGTCTTCTATTTATTCGAGCCCCTCTACCACGTCCAGTACACCCTGATCCCAAAGCTGACCCAGAGCAAGAGTACGACGGACAGGCGGGTCATGCTGGGGGCCAGCCGAGACCTGCTGAGGAGCCTGTACGACTGCGACCTCTACTTCTTGGAGAACTACATCAAACCCCAGCCCGTCAACCACACCACCGACCGCCTCTTCCGCAGGGGAGCCAGCAAGGCCCTGTGCTCGCCACCCGTCTGCGAGTCCCTGGGAGCTGTCGATCTCCACCTGGAGGAGGGAGACTGTGTGAAGAAGTGTGGTACCCTAAACCTGACACTGGCCACCGAGTCCTGCAGAGAGCACGGGCACGTGGCCATCAAAACCGTGCGGGTGCCCGAGGTCAGCGACCTCCGGGCCCTGGTGGAGGACCCGCGGCTGAACTTGAAGGTCATCCAGCTGGTGAGGGACCCCCGGGGCATCCTGGCGTCCCGGAGCGAGACTTTCCGGGACACCTACCGACTGTGGAGGATCTGGGACGGCACTGGCAGGAAGCCGTACAACCTGGACGTGACCCAGCTCACCACGGTGTGCGAGGACTTCTGGAACTCCGTGTCCACTGGCCTCAACCGGCCACCGTGGCTCAAGGGCAAGTACATGCTGGTGCGGTACGAAGACCTGGCCAGGAACCCCATGAAAAAGACCGAGGAGATCTACGATTTCCTGGGCATCCCCATGGACAGCAACGTCGAGCGCTGGATACAGAACAACACTCGAGGAGACAGGTCCTCCTCCAAACACAAGTATGGGACGGTGCGCAACTCGGCAGCGACGGCAGAGAAGTGGCGGTTCCGGCTGTCCTACGAGATTGTGGCGTTCACCCAGCACGCCTGCCAGCAGGTGCTTGCGCAGCTCGGCTACAAAATCGCCGGCTCTGAGGAGGAGCTGAAGAACCTTTCCATCAGCTTGGTGGAGGAGAGAgacttcctgcccttctcctaaGGAAGCCCCAGGGGGGCCTGGTTTTGATACAGATTGTTTCTAACTGTtgccttattttattttatttcttttgtttctccccctttctctctcgtctttttctctccaaaatttGCACTAAACCTTGAGCAGGAATCTCAACAGAGTCCAGGGGAAGTGATTGCTGCCCCCAACACGTTTCGGACGCAGGAAGAGTCAGGTCTCTCCAAGCAAGAGCTAGAACTGTGGATGGGTAACAATGTTTACAAAACACACAAAATGTATAAAGCAACCTTCAAGTTTTCCAAACCGAAGGGTACCTGGGGTACTGTACTTTTGCACTGTTTACTTTTACAATGTAAGaggtaaatataaatataatttatgaaTGGTGTTGTCCCCTCCAGAATAACTCCCCTTGCCCCCGGTGAGCAGGTTAGACTGGAAGCTGAACGTGGAACAACCTCCTTGTTTTTGATCTCAGTGCGACATGTCTGTCTGTTTAAGTCCTGTTATTGGGCTGGGCAGTTGGTCAGCTGCTCGTACATGGTTGTTTGGTAACACCTGTGATATTTCTTTGtgccaaaaacccacaaaagaaaaaaaaaaagggaaaaaagtgattgGGTGGTTTGGTAAAAGCCCAACACATTTAatgctttatttctgtgttttctgtaaataaaagtgCAATAAAACTGACCCGGGGGTGAACTTCAACAGAAAGACCTCAGTGACTAAACTGGGGTGGATGCACCAACAGGCAAAGAGCAGCGTCTCCTGGTCTGCCCAGCTCCTACGAGGCTGGGAGCGGGTAGGGGCAAGGCTGGGGGGAGCCGCACCACAGCcccccagggcagctgggaacTGCAGTCACCTCCTTTAGCATGTGCATGTTTGCATCTGAAGTGTGTCAAAATGCAAGCAGTTAAGCCAGACCTGTGAGAACCTGTGCTTATTTACAGACCTGAGAGCTTGTTGGCCTGCATGGCGGCACGGGACTTGCCAAAGTGCCTGGCTGCAGAGCGCTCGCTCACCAGCATGGTGAGCCCGGCCCCAGCAGGCTGCCCCTCATTGCCCCTCCACCATGTCTGACACTGTTGATGCCAGCATTGGCGTGCCCTGCCCCGGAGGACCAGAGAGAAGTGCTCGAGTTCAGGTCATAAAACTGACAGAATGAAAACGAGCAAAGAAGATGGTCCTGGCAATGCACGAGTTGTTCTTCGCGAGCTGCCCGCTGCCTGCAAAGGCAGGGCCCACGCGTGCAAGGCACCTTGCAGGCAGTGAGTGAGCCCCTGCCACACAGGGTCTGAGGGCTGAGCAGGGCAGCAAGCAGCTGGACAGGGAAGCCGGTCACACAGAACGGGAGCAATACAGCACCGCAGCAGAGCATCAAGAGCCTGACACAAGACGTTGCCCGTCTATTTGATCTCTGCCTGCTGGAACAGCCGACCAGCTCCTCCGACCCAGTTGGGACAGAGTTCTCCAAACAGCCCAGCCCTTGAGGCACATTCTACAGACCACAGACCAGTCCCCAGGGGACAGAGGACAGCAACGCCCCAGCAGTTTCCCGTCTCTGTTGCTCCTGGAGCCAGGCAGGACAGGGACCCACAGAGAGATGTGACCACAGCTGGTCATATCCACCCACGGATACACACTCTCAGTGCTGGACCCACTCCTGGCACAGGCATGTTTGAGCCACCCACAGCCCACCTACCTGGGCAGGTCTCCTCTCCAAAGGTGTCTTCCGAAGCCTGCTGCCCACCAGCTCCCAGCCCGAGCTCTTACTTGGGAGAGGGTGAGACTGGGTGCTGCAGTCACACACTGGGAGCTAGGACACACTGCCTGCACACCCACTGCTTGGGTAAGGCAGGGGAAAGCTGTAACTATATGTGATTTTCCAGcatccttttccccctttaaaGACCTCTGGAGGGGCAGCTTGTTAGTATGTTTTGCAACCTGGCTTAACATGGCAAACCTGCTCCAGCTAGGCTGCAGAAAAGGTCAGCAGGGGTGATGTATCTGATGGTCTTTCCTCAGGGCTCACAGCTGGAGCACCTGCAAttcagctgtgctgcctgcaagGTGACATGGCCAGCTCCAGCCCCATGAGGAGGAATGGGGCAACAGTGTGCATGTGCTGTGGGATGGGCACTTCCTCCATCTGCCTCCCCACAGCGGGCATGGGGGCAGGTCCTAGGAGAACCCCCCACCCCAGGCACCTTCACTCAGGGGCAGGAGCAACGAGCGTCTTCACCCTGTCCCCTCCACCACCAAGCCTGCTCCTGCCACTGGCTCAGTGCCTCCCAAGCCACGCTGCCCCGGCTGTGCCTGCGGGCAAGGACGGAGGAGTGGGGCAGGTGGCAGAGGTGGCCGCAGCCAGCCTCATCAGCGCGCTGCTCGCTGCTCTTACTGAGCAGCTGGCAGCAAAACGTCAACCAAATAAATGGCTTGATTGCCCTGTTATTAGTTACTAAATTAATCCTTTTGTCAGCACTTAACAAATGCTGAGCTGTTGGCTCCTGGCCTCGACCCAGTAAAAGGGACACCCTGTCTGGGGCCTGATCCAGCACAGCCCCTGGGCTGCAATCCTCCCTGCACAAGGGCTGTGTGTCCCTGGGAGCATCAGGTGGCTCTGCCCTGGGTAAGTGCCCGTGGAGCAGGTGAGGTGGCCAGGGTGGCTGACTGTGCCCTCCCCAACGCCCGTGCTGCCTGTCAGCCAGCGAGCAAAGGCAGAGGGTCTGGCTGCCCCATGGGGCTCCCCCGTAGCTCTGGGGAGGGATGTCAAACCGCCTTCCCCTGCAGAAAGGGCAGGCTGCTGCAATGGGAATGAGGCTTTTCCTTGCTTCCTCAGCTGGAAAAAGTGGCTATGCAAACCTGCATGAAGGAACAGCAGCTGTAGAGGCAAAATTTCCTGTCTTCGGCTGCCGAGATCCCACTTTCGGGGCTAGGCCAGCTGTCCCTGTCCCGAAAGTCCTCTCGTGCACTGGTCTTTAAACCAACACAAGAAACTGAGTTTAGAAGTCTTATCCAAACTGTTCTTACCATTCCAATCAGGAAACGCGCCTGCAGCAAAATGGCTTCTGAATCATGGTTGAAAGCCATATCTTAGTTTAAGCAGGGCCATGCTTGGTGCCTCATGTAGAGCCCTTAGGGGAGAGATCTTATTTCCCAAGGAATCTCTAACATCTTCCTTCAACTGCGCTTCCTCTCCTCATTTCCCCCCACTGGAAACAAGAGCCAGCGTAACCAAGGTTTTTATCCTCAAATTTTactgtaattaaaatacagagatgCAGAATATTCCCAGAAACACACtgcaaaacaaaccaagcaaacaaatTCAGTAGGAAACTAATTACAGACAATGAAATTATAAAGAACAAAAGTGTTCTCCGGAGCCCAGCACCGTGCACGGGACTGTGTGGCCGCAGTGACGGCTTTGGGTTGCCAAAGGGCTCCTCGGCTCCTAGAGAAGCAGAGTCGGGCCCTGGCATCTGTCCCAGcagctctgtgtctctctctAGCCATCTCCACATTCCCACTCACGCTGTTGTTTTTACAAGGATGACTTTGCAATGGAGACACAGAAATGACCCACCCACAGGGACAAGAGCCAATGAGAGAACCCAGAGGAAAAGAAGTGGGTTAAGATTTTCCACACACAAAACACAAGGGAACAGAGAAGGGTGGAAGACATGCACTTCTCTCCCAGCCAGGGGAGCTGCGGGGGCAGAGTCACCCTCTCTGCCCTCCCAGCCAATATGAGTGTGGATGTTTAATGAAGGTCTCGGTGAGACCTTTGAGAGCTCTATCCAGGGGCAAGACAAAAAGCTAAGGGAGGGATAAAAAAGAAAGCGAAGGATAATGAGATGAGcaaagggaaaggggaggagaggataaTGTCTGTGGGCTATCCTCTCAGCCAGGGCACATTCCTTGGGCATGGGGAATGCCCGGTCGTGGTGGGGCACAGGGCTGCATGTAGGGCCACATCCCACCTCCACCACGGGGAGATCatggtgaaagcctggggaaaatCTGGGAAGGTGGGGAGGTAAGGAGGGAGCTGATCTGGCACTTGGATGATCCGTTGGGCACATTGATCTAGCTAAATGGAACACCTAGCAATCATCACTACTATGGAAGCAGGGCACCAGCCAGGTGCGGaccaccaccacacaccaaaCCCCACATTTGTCCACTTCCCTTTCCATGCTCTTCCCTAGGATGAACTCCATCATGTTCATTCTCTGATTCAGAGCCTGTCCTAAGAAACAAATTCCCTCCATGCTCCCCCTTATCTTGCTCCCCCACTCTCACTCTCCCCTTGCCTCCTCCTGTCACCAGTCCCTCCTCATCTTCTTACTGTCACCTGAAAACTGGTGATCTTCCTTGTACTAGCTCCCTTCATCCTTCCCTTGGTGGTGCCCCCCCTTTTGgaccaacacccccccccccccccatatcaATGGGATTTATGCACAATGTAGTTTTTGGCCCTCTTACCACGAAGGGGCGGTGGGAGAAGGGCCACACCAGTGGCCGAGGTGGACTCTGAGCTGGCTGAAGTCTCTGtagtgggggaagaggaaagatgGGGCATCCGTCAGGAGCCAACAGCTTCCCCATCCAATCCAGATCCTATCGTTCTGCAACCAAAGCTGTCAGGTTCCTTGCTCTTAGAGTAGGAACACCGaccctgttttccttctgctctggCACCAAGAGTGCCCAGAAAAGCAGCCTGGGGCTGGGTCACCTGGATGAACTGAGCAGGCTTAGCACACTAACAGAGACATACTTTCCAGAGGCCTTTTGAATCCTGCATAGTTACATATTCCTGAATGCCCATTAAGCAGTGTGAGGCCCTGGTTTTGGCCCTTCTACCCATATCTGCTAGTTTGCTCTCTTTTGCTATTCATGGTCCCAGAGTTCTCCGTTAGCTGAGCTCCAAGAACAGCGATTTAGGCTGCGAGTTCCCCTCacacctcttctccaggccatCCCGCAAGGAAATGGCGGTTCCAGACAAATGGAGAGCTTTATTCCATTTACTGCAAGGAtgcacagaagagcagaaataaaaagatgggAAACCCTCAGGACCCCTATGGCCTTCCTTAACACACCTTTACCCCATTTTCCATGCCTGCTCTGCACACATGGTGCCTGCAGACAACAGCTTGGGAAGAATGTACTGCCTCCTCCAGCAAGAGCCTGTGTGGGATACTGGTTAGCCAAAAGCTTGATGAGCTTCCCATCACCTGCCCAGGGGTGGCCGGTGAAGTAAAGCCCTTTAGATACTATCTTCTCCTGTGCAAGGCCTGAGAGGGGCAGTTAGGAAGAAGACTGTCTTCTGGCCCAATTGGTAAGAAACTGTATCTTTCTAAGAGGGTCGGTGACAGCACAGCTAGTTACGCAGAAGCAGCTTGTAGCTTTAGGGTTAGAGCCGGCTTCGGGATCAGTCTGTGGTCTGGAATAAGAAATGAGATGCACTCAGGGAGAGCAGTGAGCAGAGATCCATGCAGTGCAAACTGCCCTCCTGCTTTGCAGGGCATTTGAGACAAAGGAAGAACAGACAAGACTCCTTCTGACCTTGCCAACTGCCATGATCATCCCAGCGAAGTGCAGGCACACATTAAGGCCTGATCTTTCTGTGAAGTTGCTGCCTTTAGAGACAAAACCAACACGTCTGGGTCAACTTGGCCTTCACCAGAACAAAAGAGACAAAGCAAGGAAATGCACACACATACCAAATGCTGTTTCCTCTTCAGAAAGAAAGATGTAGGTTAAACCACTCTCATACTATCAAGAGTAACACACTGTGGAGATCAGCAACTTCTTGCCACTGCAAACAGCAGGGACTACCCAGCGCAGGGTATGGAGAGAGACTAACACTAGCACGACTAGCACAGGGACGCAGCAACTTAAGTCAGGCCCAAAACGTGGATTTAATAAAGTTCTGAATGAAAACTGTTTCACAAGCCCAAGAAGATTCAGCAAAAATGGTGGCTGGGAGGTTGTACTTAAATATTCCCTGATGTCTGAGTCCTAAGCACAAGAGAGCAGCCAAGAAGTGCAATGACCTCCAGCAGGAAATGAAGATCAAGGAAGTTGGCTTCAGTGTCCAAAAGATAGGGCAGAAAGTAAACAAACCGCATGGATGGGAGAAAGGGGATTTTTCACATTCCTTTGGTTTCA contains:
- the CHST1 gene encoding carbohydrate sulfotransferase 1, which gives rise to MQCSWKAVLLLALASIAIQYTAIRTFTAKSFHSCPIPNPVNCSLSQDTDVADRLCDESPTFTYNLSRKTHVLILATTRSGSSFVGQLFNQHFDVFYLFEPLYHVQYTLIPKLTQSKSTTDRRVMLGASRDLLRSLYDCDLYFLENYIKPQPVNHTTDRLFRRGASKALCSPPVCESLGAVDLHLEEGDCVKKCGTLNLTLATESCREHGHVAIKTVRVPEVSDLRALVEDPRLNLKVIQLVRDPRGILASRSETFRDTYRLWRIWDGTGRKPYNLDVTQLTTVCEDFWNSVSTGLNRPPWLKGKYMLVRYEDLARNPMKKTEEIYDFLGIPMDSNVERWIQNNTRGDRSSSKHKYGTVRNSAATAEKWRFRLSYEIVAFTQHACQQVLAQLGYKIAGSEEELKNLSISLVEERDFLPFS